The following are from one region of the Serinus canaria isolate serCan28SL12 chromosome 8, serCan2020, whole genome shotgun sequence genome:
- the LOC103814832 gene encoding coagulation factor XIII B chain-like isoform X5, translating to METVKKMRFKSYFIFLVMVCSRKLLAEDTPCDLPQIENGNIAQYYYSFKSYYFPMHKGKKLSYSCVVGYTTESGTQDGRITCTAEGWSPVPRCYRKCTKPPLENGSFYSTEMDFKLHEKLQYKCNPGYLTPSGATEDTVQCQPQGWSFQPSCTKTLGITCSALSEVAHGGFYPVKKTYEEGDVVHFFCDKHYSVTGFELIQCYNFRWYPVPPVCEDVKNKCPPPPLPHDHISTAKRTYHNGDKVHVQCTLGRRGSEEIQCEGGKWTSPSSCIGVVDEQESGTAPPALEADAETRASPTHHNEDMKMQQDCASPPVIENGAVLGPVLASYKNGSWVEYVCHHYHFLDGPSTVYCHQGNWTEQPTCLEPCTLNVTDMDSNNLTLKWRREELIFLHGDLIEFECKQGYSFLQTAIPSPGRTQCDQGRVNYPKCVIQAATEKCGSPPSIANGALTVPALPQYDSGSSVQYICSDYHFLQGSERIYCSEGQWTSPPVCIEPCTLSKTEMEKNNVLLQAFYADQVYFYHGDYVGFYCKQNHFGAESGTTLFQVQCERGQLAYPRCVERGKQVWT from the exons ATACACCTTGTGATTTGCCACAGatagaaaatggaaacattGCCCAGTACTATTACAGTTTCAAAAGTTACTATTTCCCTatgcataaaggaaaaaaactctccTATTCTTGTGTGGTTGGTTACACAACTGAAAGTGGGACTCAAGATGGAAGAATAACTTGTACAGCAGAAGGATGGTCTCCAGTGCCTCGATGCTACA gaaaatgcACCAAGCCTCCTTTGGAAAATGGCTCTTTttacagcacagaaatggaCTTCAAACTCCATGAGAAGCTGCAATACAAATGTAATCCAGGCTACCTCACCCCAAGTGGTGCTACTGAAGATACAGTGCAGTGTCAGCCACAAGGATGGTCCTTCCAGCCAAGCTGTACTAAAACACTTG GGATAACTTGCTCCGCTTTGAGTGAAGTAGCTCATGGAGGTTTCTATCCTGTGAAGAAAACTTATGAAGAAGGAGATGTAGTTCACTTTTTCTGTGACAAACATTATTCTGTCACTGGATTTGAATTAATTCAATGCTATAATTTTCGGTGGTATCCAGTCCCTCCAGTGTGTGAAG atgtaaaaaataaatgtccTCCACCACCTCTCCCTCATGACCATATCAGCACAGCCAAAAGAACATATCATAATGGAGACAAAGTTCATGTACAGTGTACCTTGGGAAGGAGAGGATCTGAGGAAATCCAGTgtgaaggaggaaaatggaCATCACCCTCTAGCTGTATTG GAGTTGTGGATGAACAGGAATCTGGGACAGCACCACCAGCACTCGAGGCAGATGCAGAAACAAGGGCAAGCCCAACACATCACAATGAAGATATGA AAATGCAGCAAGACTGTGCCTCTCCACCTGTGATTGAAAATGGTGCTGTCCTGGGCCCAGTACTGGCAAGTTACAAAAATGGTTCCTGGGTAGAATATGTTTGTCACCATTACCACTTTTTGGATGGGCCCAGCACTGTTTATTGTCACCAAGGAAACTGGACAGAACAACCAACCTGCTTAG AACCATGTACTCTGAATGTAACTGATATGGACAGCAACAACTTAACATTGAAATGGAGGCGGGAAGAGTTAATTTTCCTCCATGGAGATCTCATAGAGTTTGAATGTAAACAGGGATATAGTTTTCTCCAGACTGCCATTCCATCTCCTGGGAGGACACAGTGTGACCAGGGCAGAGTGAATTATCCAAAATGTGTTATTCAAG CTGCTACAGAAAAATGTGGCTCTCCACCCTCTATTGCAAATGGAGCTCTTactgtcccagcactgccccagtATGACAGTGGTTCTTCAGTTCAGTATATTTGCTCTGACTATCATTTTTTGCAAGGCTCTGAGAGAATCTATTGCTCTGAAGGACAATGGACCTCACCTCCAGTTTGTATAG AGCCGTGTACTTTGTCAAAaactgaaatggagaaaaataatgtgCTGCTGCAAGCATTCTATGCAGACCAAGTTTATTTTTACCATGGGGATTATGTTGGATTTTACTGCAAACAGAACCATTTTGGAGCAGAATCTGGCACAACTTTATTTCAAGTACAGTGTGAGAGAGGACAGCTGGCATATCCAAGGTGTGTTGAAAGAGGAAAGCAAGTATGGACTTGA
- the LOC103814832 gene encoding coagulation factor XIII B chain-like isoform X4, which translates to METVKKMRFKSYFIFLVMVCSRKLLAEDTPCDLPQIENGNIAQYYYSFKSYYFPMHKGKKLSYSCVVGYTTESGTQDGRITCTAEGWSPVPRCYRKCTKPPLENGSFYSTEMDFKLHEKLQYKCNPGYLTPSGATEDTVQCQPQGWSFQPSCTKTLESCPVPRLEHGSWAGALREVRQNGTLRYRCQPGFRTAAGSAAATALCLPHGWDLPPRCTRITCSALSEVAHGGFYPVKKTYEEGDVVHFFCDKHYSVTGFELIQCYNFRWYPVPPVCEDVKNKCPPPPLPHDHISTAKRTYHNGDKVHVQCTLGRRGSEEIQCEGGKWTSPSSCIEMQQDCASPPVIENGAVLGPVLASYKNGSWVEYVCHHYHFLDGPSTVYCHQGNWTEQPTCLEPCTLNVTDMDSNNLTLKWRREELIFLHGDLIEFECKQGYSFLQTAIPSPGRTQCDQGRVNYPKCVIQAATEKCGSPPSIANGALTVPALPQYDSGSSVQYICSDYHFLQGSERIYCSEGQWTSPPVCIEPCTLSKTEMEKNNVLLQAFYADQVYFYHGDYVGFYCKQNHFGAESGTTLFQVQCERGQLAYPRCVERGKQVWT; encoded by the exons ATACACCTTGTGATTTGCCACAGatagaaaatggaaacattGCCCAGTACTATTACAGTTTCAAAAGTTACTATTTCCCTatgcataaaggaaaaaaactctccTATTCTTGTGTGGTTGGTTACACAACTGAAAGTGGGACTCAAGATGGAAGAATAACTTGTACAGCAGAAGGATGGTCTCCAGTGCCTCGATGCTACA gaaaatgcACCAAGCCTCCTTTGGAAAATGGCTCTTTttacagcacagaaatggaCTTCAAACTCCATGAGAAGCTGCAATACAAATGTAATCCAGGCTACCTCACCCCAAGTGGTGCTACTGAAGATACAGTGCAGTGTCAGCCACAAGGATGGTCCTTCCAGCCAAGCTGTACTAAAACACTTG AGTCGTGCCCGGTGCCGCGGTTGGAGCACGGCAGCTGGGCGGGGGCGTTGCGGGAGGTGCGGCAGAACGGGACGCTGCGGTACCGCTGCCAGCCGGGATTTCGCACGGCCGCCGGGAGCGCCGCCGCCACAGCGCTGTGCCTCCCGCACGGCTGGGACCTGCCCCCCCGCTGCACAA GGATAACTTGCTCCGCTTTGAGTGAAGTAGCTCATGGAGGTTTCTATCCTGTGAAGAAAACTTATGAAGAAGGAGATGTAGTTCACTTTTTCTGTGACAAACATTATTCTGTCACTGGATTTGAATTAATTCAATGCTATAATTTTCGGTGGTATCCAGTCCCTCCAGTGTGTGAAG atgtaaaaaataaatgtccTCCACCACCTCTCCCTCATGACCATATCAGCACAGCCAAAAGAACATATCATAATGGAGACAAAGTTCATGTACAGTGTACCTTGGGAAGGAGAGGATCTGAGGAAATCCAGTgtgaaggaggaaaatggaCATCACCCTCTAGCTGTATTG AAATGCAGCAAGACTGTGCCTCTCCACCTGTGATTGAAAATGGTGCTGTCCTGGGCCCAGTACTGGCAAGTTACAAAAATGGTTCCTGGGTAGAATATGTTTGTCACCATTACCACTTTTTGGATGGGCCCAGCACTGTTTATTGTCACCAAGGAAACTGGACAGAACAACCAACCTGCTTAG AACCATGTACTCTGAATGTAACTGATATGGACAGCAACAACTTAACATTGAAATGGAGGCGGGAAGAGTTAATTTTCCTCCATGGAGATCTCATAGAGTTTGAATGTAAACAGGGATATAGTTTTCTCCAGACTGCCATTCCATCTCCTGGGAGGACACAGTGTGACCAGGGCAGAGTGAATTATCCAAAATGTGTTATTCAAG CTGCTACAGAAAAATGTGGCTCTCCACCCTCTATTGCAAATGGAGCTCTTactgtcccagcactgccccagtATGACAGTGGTTCTTCAGTTCAGTATATTTGCTCTGACTATCATTTTTTGCAAGGCTCTGAGAGAATCTATTGCTCTGAAGGACAATGGACCTCACCTCCAGTTTGTATAG AGCCGTGTACTTTGTCAAAaactgaaatggagaaaaataatgtgCTGCTGCAAGCATTCTATGCAGACCAAGTTTATTTTTACCATGGGGATTATGTTGGATTTTACTGCAAACAGAACCATTTTGGAGCAGAATCTGGCACAACTTTATTTCAAGTACAGTGTGAGAGAGGACAGCTGGCATATCCAAGGTGTGTTGAAAGAGGAAAGCAAGTATGGACTTGA
- the LOC103814832 gene encoding coagulation factor XIII B chain-like isoform X3, with protein sequence METVKKMRFKSYFIFLVMVCSRKLLAEGKKLSYSCVVGYTTESGTQDGRITCTAEGWSPVPRCYRKCTKPPLENGSFYSTEMDFKLHEKLQYKCNPGYLTPSGATEDTVQCQPQGWSFQPSCTKTLESCPVPRLEHGSWAGALREVRQNGTLRYRCQPGFRTAAGSAAATALCLPHGWDLPPRCTRITCSALSEVAHGGFYPVKKTYEEGDVVHFFCDKHYSVTGFELIQCYNFRWYPVPPVCEDVKNKCPPPPLPHDHISTAKRTYHNGDKVHVQCTLGRRGSEEIQCEGGKWTSPSSCIGVVDEQESGTAPPALEADAETRASPTHHNEDMKMQQDCASPPVIENGAVLGPVLASYKNGSWVEYVCHHYHFLDGPSTVYCHQGNWTEQPTCLEPCTLNVTDMDSNNLTLKWRREELIFLHGDLIEFECKQGYSFLQTAIPSPGRTQCDQGRVNYPKCVIQAATEKCGSPPSIANGALTVPALPQYDSGSSVQYICSDYHFLQGSERIYCSEGQWTSPPVCIEPCTLSKTEMEKNNVLLQAFYADQVYFYHGDYVGFYCKQNHFGAESGTTLFQVQCERGQLAYPRCVERGKQVWT encoded by the exons gaaaaaaactctccTATTCTTGTGTGGTTGGTTACACAACTGAAAGTGGGACTCAAGATGGAAGAATAACTTGTACAGCAGAAGGATGGTCTCCAGTGCCTCGATGCTACA gaaaatgcACCAAGCCTCCTTTGGAAAATGGCTCTTTttacagcacagaaatggaCTTCAAACTCCATGAGAAGCTGCAATACAAATGTAATCCAGGCTACCTCACCCCAAGTGGTGCTACTGAAGATACAGTGCAGTGTCAGCCACAAGGATGGTCCTTCCAGCCAAGCTGTACTAAAACACTTG AGTCGTGCCCGGTGCCGCGGTTGGAGCACGGCAGCTGGGCGGGGGCGTTGCGGGAGGTGCGGCAGAACGGGACGCTGCGGTACCGCTGCCAGCCGGGATTTCGCACGGCCGCCGGGAGCGCCGCCGCCACAGCGCTGTGCCTCCCGCACGGCTGGGACCTGCCCCCCCGCTGCACAA GGATAACTTGCTCCGCTTTGAGTGAAGTAGCTCATGGAGGTTTCTATCCTGTGAAGAAAACTTATGAAGAAGGAGATGTAGTTCACTTTTTCTGTGACAAACATTATTCTGTCACTGGATTTGAATTAATTCAATGCTATAATTTTCGGTGGTATCCAGTCCCTCCAGTGTGTGAAG atgtaaaaaataaatgtccTCCACCACCTCTCCCTCATGACCATATCAGCACAGCCAAAAGAACATATCATAATGGAGACAAAGTTCATGTACAGTGTACCTTGGGAAGGAGAGGATCTGAGGAAATCCAGTgtgaaggaggaaaatggaCATCACCCTCTAGCTGTATTG GAGTTGTGGATGAACAGGAATCTGGGACAGCACCACCAGCACTCGAGGCAGATGCAGAAACAAGGGCAAGCCCAACACATCACAATGAAGATATGA AAATGCAGCAAGACTGTGCCTCTCCACCTGTGATTGAAAATGGTGCTGTCCTGGGCCCAGTACTGGCAAGTTACAAAAATGGTTCCTGGGTAGAATATGTTTGTCACCATTACCACTTTTTGGATGGGCCCAGCACTGTTTATTGTCACCAAGGAAACTGGACAGAACAACCAACCTGCTTAG AACCATGTACTCTGAATGTAACTGATATGGACAGCAACAACTTAACATTGAAATGGAGGCGGGAAGAGTTAATTTTCCTCCATGGAGATCTCATAGAGTTTGAATGTAAACAGGGATATAGTTTTCTCCAGACTGCCATTCCATCTCCTGGGAGGACACAGTGTGACCAGGGCAGAGTGAATTATCCAAAATGTGTTATTCAAG CTGCTACAGAAAAATGTGGCTCTCCACCCTCTATTGCAAATGGAGCTCTTactgtcccagcactgccccagtATGACAGTGGTTCTTCAGTTCAGTATATTTGCTCTGACTATCATTTTTTGCAAGGCTCTGAGAGAATCTATTGCTCTGAAGGACAATGGACCTCACCTCCAGTTTGTATAG AGCCGTGTACTTTGTCAAAaactgaaatggagaaaaataatgtgCTGCTGCAAGCATTCTATGCAGACCAAGTTTATTTTTACCATGGGGATTATGTTGGATTTTACTGCAAACAGAACCATTTTGGAGCAGAATCTGGCACAACTTTATTTCAAGTACAGTGTGAGAGAGGACAGCTGGCATATCCAAGGTGTGTTGAAAGAGGAAAGCAAGTATGGACTTGA
- the LOC103814832 gene encoding coagulation factor XIII B chain-like isoform X1 produces METVKKMRFKSYFIFLVMVCSRKLLAEDTPCDLPQIENGNIAQYYYSFKSYYFPMHKGKKLSYSCVVGYTTESGTQDGRITCTAEGWSPVPRCYRKCTKPPLENGSFYSTEMDFKLHEKLQYKCNPGYLTPSGATEDTVQCQPQGWSFQPSCTKTLESCPVPRLEHGSWAGALREVRQNGTLRYRCQPGFRTAAGSAAATALCLPHGWDLPPRCTRITCSALSEVAHGGFYPVKKTYEEGDVVHFFCDKHYSVTGFELIQCYNFRWYPVPPVCEDVKNKCPPPPLPHDHISTAKRTYHNGDKVHVQCTLGRRGSEEIQCEGGKWTSPSSCIGVVDEQESGTAPPALEADAETRASPTHHNEDMKMQQDCASPPVIENGAVLGPVLASYKNGSWVEYVCHHYHFLDGPSTVYCHQGNWTEQPTCLEPCTLNVTDMDSNNLTLKWRREELIFLHGDLIEFECKQGYSFLQTAIPSPGRTQCDQGRVNYPKCVIQAATEKCGSPPSIANGALTVPALPQYDSGSSVQYICSDYHFLQGSERIYCSEGQWTSPPVCIEPCTLSKTEMEKNNVLLQAFYADQVYFYHGDYVGFYCKQNHFGAESGTTLFQVQCERGQLAYPRCVERGKQVWT; encoded by the exons ATACACCTTGTGATTTGCCACAGatagaaaatggaaacattGCCCAGTACTATTACAGTTTCAAAAGTTACTATTTCCCTatgcataaaggaaaaaaactctccTATTCTTGTGTGGTTGGTTACACAACTGAAAGTGGGACTCAAGATGGAAGAATAACTTGTACAGCAGAAGGATGGTCTCCAGTGCCTCGATGCTACA gaaaatgcACCAAGCCTCCTTTGGAAAATGGCTCTTTttacagcacagaaatggaCTTCAAACTCCATGAGAAGCTGCAATACAAATGTAATCCAGGCTACCTCACCCCAAGTGGTGCTACTGAAGATACAGTGCAGTGTCAGCCACAAGGATGGTCCTTCCAGCCAAGCTGTACTAAAACACTTG AGTCGTGCCCGGTGCCGCGGTTGGAGCACGGCAGCTGGGCGGGGGCGTTGCGGGAGGTGCGGCAGAACGGGACGCTGCGGTACCGCTGCCAGCCGGGATTTCGCACGGCCGCCGGGAGCGCCGCCGCCACAGCGCTGTGCCTCCCGCACGGCTGGGACCTGCCCCCCCGCTGCACAA GGATAACTTGCTCCGCTTTGAGTGAAGTAGCTCATGGAGGTTTCTATCCTGTGAAGAAAACTTATGAAGAAGGAGATGTAGTTCACTTTTTCTGTGACAAACATTATTCTGTCACTGGATTTGAATTAATTCAATGCTATAATTTTCGGTGGTATCCAGTCCCTCCAGTGTGTGAAG atgtaaaaaataaatgtccTCCACCACCTCTCCCTCATGACCATATCAGCACAGCCAAAAGAACATATCATAATGGAGACAAAGTTCATGTACAGTGTACCTTGGGAAGGAGAGGATCTGAGGAAATCCAGTgtgaaggaggaaaatggaCATCACCCTCTAGCTGTATTG GAGTTGTGGATGAACAGGAATCTGGGACAGCACCACCAGCACTCGAGGCAGATGCAGAAACAAGGGCAAGCCCAACACATCACAATGAAGATATGA AAATGCAGCAAGACTGTGCCTCTCCACCTGTGATTGAAAATGGTGCTGTCCTGGGCCCAGTACTGGCAAGTTACAAAAATGGTTCCTGGGTAGAATATGTTTGTCACCATTACCACTTTTTGGATGGGCCCAGCACTGTTTATTGTCACCAAGGAAACTGGACAGAACAACCAACCTGCTTAG AACCATGTACTCTGAATGTAACTGATATGGACAGCAACAACTTAACATTGAAATGGAGGCGGGAAGAGTTAATTTTCCTCCATGGAGATCTCATAGAGTTTGAATGTAAACAGGGATATAGTTTTCTCCAGACTGCCATTCCATCTCCTGGGAGGACACAGTGTGACCAGGGCAGAGTGAATTATCCAAAATGTGTTATTCAAG CTGCTACAGAAAAATGTGGCTCTCCACCCTCTATTGCAAATGGAGCTCTTactgtcccagcactgccccagtATGACAGTGGTTCTTCAGTTCAGTATATTTGCTCTGACTATCATTTTTTGCAAGGCTCTGAGAGAATCTATTGCTCTGAAGGACAATGGACCTCACCTCCAGTTTGTATAG AGCCGTGTACTTTGTCAAAaactgaaatggagaaaaataatgtgCTGCTGCAAGCATTCTATGCAGACCAAGTTTATTTTTACCATGGGGATTATGTTGGATTTTACTGCAAACAGAACCATTTTGGAGCAGAATCTGGCACAACTTTATTTCAAGTACAGTGTGAGAGAGGACAGCTGGCATATCCAAGGTGTGTTGAAAGAGGAAAGCAAGTATGGACTTGA
- the LOC103814832 gene encoding coagulation factor XIII B chain-like isoform X2: protein MVCSRKLLAEDTPCDLPQIENGNIAQYYYSFKSYYFPMHKGKKLSYSCVVGYTTESGTQDGRITCTAEGWSPVPRCYRKCTKPPLENGSFYSTEMDFKLHEKLQYKCNPGYLTPSGATEDTVQCQPQGWSFQPSCTKTLESCPVPRLEHGSWAGALREVRQNGTLRYRCQPGFRTAAGSAAATALCLPHGWDLPPRCTRITCSALSEVAHGGFYPVKKTYEEGDVVHFFCDKHYSVTGFELIQCYNFRWYPVPPVCEDVKNKCPPPPLPHDHISTAKRTYHNGDKVHVQCTLGRRGSEEIQCEGGKWTSPSSCIGVVDEQESGTAPPALEADAETRASPTHHNEDMKMQQDCASPPVIENGAVLGPVLASYKNGSWVEYVCHHYHFLDGPSTVYCHQGNWTEQPTCLEPCTLNVTDMDSNNLTLKWRREELIFLHGDLIEFECKQGYSFLQTAIPSPGRTQCDQGRVNYPKCVIQAATEKCGSPPSIANGALTVPALPQYDSGSSVQYICSDYHFLQGSERIYCSEGQWTSPPVCIEPCTLSKTEMEKNNVLLQAFYADQVYFYHGDYVGFYCKQNHFGAESGTTLFQVQCERGQLAYPRCVERGKQVWT from the exons ATACACCTTGTGATTTGCCACAGatagaaaatggaaacattGCCCAGTACTATTACAGTTTCAAAAGTTACTATTTCCCTatgcataaaggaaaaaaactctccTATTCTTGTGTGGTTGGTTACACAACTGAAAGTGGGACTCAAGATGGAAGAATAACTTGTACAGCAGAAGGATGGTCTCCAGTGCCTCGATGCTACA gaaaatgcACCAAGCCTCCTTTGGAAAATGGCTCTTTttacagcacagaaatggaCTTCAAACTCCATGAGAAGCTGCAATACAAATGTAATCCAGGCTACCTCACCCCAAGTGGTGCTACTGAAGATACAGTGCAGTGTCAGCCACAAGGATGGTCCTTCCAGCCAAGCTGTACTAAAACACTTG AGTCGTGCCCGGTGCCGCGGTTGGAGCACGGCAGCTGGGCGGGGGCGTTGCGGGAGGTGCGGCAGAACGGGACGCTGCGGTACCGCTGCCAGCCGGGATTTCGCACGGCCGCCGGGAGCGCCGCCGCCACAGCGCTGTGCCTCCCGCACGGCTGGGACCTGCCCCCCCGCTGCACAA GGATAACTTGCTCCGCTTTGAGTGAAGTAGCTCATGGAGGTTTCTATCCTGTGAAGAAAACTTATGAAGAAGGAGATGTAGTTCACTTTTTCTGTGACAAACATTATTCTGTCACTGGATTTGAATTAATTCAATGCTATAATTTTCGGTGGTATCCAGTCCCTCCAGTGTGTGAAG atgtaaaaaataaatgtccTCCACCACCTCTCCCTCATGACCATATCAGCACAGCCAAAAGAACATATCATAATGGAGACAAAGTTCATGTACAGTGTACCTTGGGAAGGAGAGGATCTGAGGAAATCCAGTgtgaaggaggaaaatggaCATCACCCTCTAGCTGTATTG GAGTTGTGGATGAACAGGAATCTGGGACAGCACCACCAGCACTCGAGGCAGATGCAGAAACAAGGGCAAGCCCAACACATCACAATGAAGATATGA AAATGCAGCAAGACTGTGCCTCTCCACCTGTGATTGAAAATGGTGCTGTCCTGGGCCCAGTACTGGCAAGTTACAAAAATGGTTCCTGGGTAGAATATGTTTGTCACCATTACCACTTTTTGGATGGGCCCAGCACTGTTTATTGTCACCAAGGAAACTGGACAGAACAACCAACCTGCTTAG AACCATGTACTCTGAATGTAACTGATATGGACAGCAACAACTTAACATTGAAATGGAGGCGGGAAGAGTTAATTTTCCTCCATGGAGATCTCATAGAGTTTGAATGTAAACAGGGATATAGTTTTCTCCAGACTGCCATTCCATCTCCTGGGAGGACACAGTGTGACCAGGGCAGAGTGAATTATCCAAAATGTGTTATTCAAG CTGCTACAGAAAAATGTGGCTCTCCACCCTCTATTGCAAATGGAGCTCTTactgtcccagcactgccccagtATGACAGTGGTTCTTCAGTTCAGTATATTTGCTCTGACTATCATTTTTTGCAAGGCTCTGAGAGAATCTATTGCTCTGAAGGACAATGGACCTCACCTCCAGTTTGTATAG AGCCGTGTACTTTGTCAAAaactgaaatggagaaaaataatgtgCTGCTGCAAGCATTCTATGCAGACCAAGTTTATTTTTACCATGGGGATTATGTTGGATTTTACTGCAAACAGAACCATTTTGGAGCAGAATCTGGCACAACTTTATTTCAAGTACAGTGTGAGAGAGGACAGCTGGCATATCCAAGGTGTGTTGAAAGAGGAAAGCAAGTATGGACTTGA